A DNA window from Pseudomonas tohonis contains the following coding sequences:
- the mnmE gene encoding tRNA uridine-5-carboxymethylaminomethyl(34) synthesis GTPase MnmE yields MNAPRETIAAVATAQGRGGVGIVRVSGPQASHIAQAVAGRQLKPRYAHYGPFHDASGATLDEGLALYFPGPNSFTGEDVLELQGHGGPVVLDLLLRRCLELGARQARPGEFSERAFLNDKLDLAQAEAIADLIEASSEQAARNALRSLQGEFSRRVHALTEKLIQLRIYVEAAIDFPEEEIDFLADGHVLGLLDGVRENLSTVLREAGQGALLREGMTVVIAGRPNAGKSSLLNALAGREAAIVTDIAGTTRDVLREHIHIDGMPLHVVDTAGLRDTEDHVEKIGVERALKAIAEADRVLLVVDATSAESADPFALWPEFLDSRPDPAKVTLIRNKADLSGDTIDLQSSADGHVTLSLSARSGDGLELLREHLKACMGYEQTAESSFSARRRHLEALRQASAHLEHGRNQLTAAGAGELLAEDLRHAQQALGEITGAFSSDDLLGRIFSSFCIGK; encoded by the coding sequence ATGAACGCCCCCCGTGAAACCATCGCCGCCGTCGCCACCGCCCAGGGTCGTGGCGGCGTCGGCATCGTCCGGGTCTCGGGCCCGCAGGCATCGCATATCGCCCAGGCCGTGGCCGGGCGCCAGCTCAAGCCCCGCTACGCCCACTACGGCCCCTTCCACGATGCCAGCGGCGCGACCCTGGACGAAGGGCTGGCGCTCTACTTCCCCGGGCCCAACTCCTTCACCGGAGAAGACGTACTCGAGCTCCAGGGCCACGGCGGCCCGGTGGTACTCGACCTGCTGCTGCGCCGCTGCCTGGAACTCGGCGCCCGCCAGGCACGCCCGGGTGAGTTCAGCGAGCGCGCCTTCCTCAACGACAAGCTCGACCTGGCCCAGGCCGAAGCCATCGCCGACCTGATCGAGGCCAGCTCCGAACAGGCCGCCCGCAACGCGCTGCGCTCGCTGCAGGGCGAGTTCTCCCGGCGGGTCCATGCCCTGACCGAGAAACTGATCCAGCTGCGCATCTACGTGGAAGCCGCCATCGATTTCCCGGAAGAGGAAATCGATTTTCTCGCCGACGGCCATGTACTCGGGCTGCTCGACGGTGTGCGCGAAAACTTATCCACAGTCCTGCGCGAGGCCGGGCAGGGCGCATTGCTGCGCGAAGGCATGACCGTGGTCATCGCCGGGCGACCGAACGCCGGCAAGTCCAGCCTGCTCAACGCACTCGCCGGGCGCGAGGCGGCCATCGTCACCGACATCGCCGGTACCACCCGGGACGTGTTGCGCGAACATATCCACATCGATGGCATGCCACTGCATGTGGTGGACACCGCCGGCCTTCGGGACACCGAAGACCACGTGGAAAAGATCGGCGTGGAGCGGGCCCTCAAGGCGATCGCGGAAGCGGATCGCGTGCTGCTGGTGGTCGATGCCACATCCGCCGAAAGCGCCGATCCGTTCGCGCTGTGGCCGGAATTCCTCGACAGTCGACCGGATCCGGCCAAGGTGACCCTCATCCGCAACAAGGCGGACCTCTCCGGCGACACCATCGACCTGCAAAGCAGTGCCGACGGCCACGTGACCCTGAGTCTCTCGGCCCGCTCTGGCGATGGCCTGGAGCTGCTGCGCGAGCACCTCAAGGCCTGCATGGGCTACGAGCAGACTGCGGAAAGCAGCTTCAGTGCACGCCGGCGCCACCTGGAAGCACTGCGCCAGGCCAGCGCCCACCTGGAACACGGACGCAATCAGCTCACGGCGGCCGGGGCCGGTGAACTGCTGGCGGAGGATCTGCGCCACGCGCAGCAGGCCCTTGGAGAAATCACCGGAGCCTTCAGCTCGGACGATCTGCTCGGGCGGATCTTCTCGAGCTTCTGCATCGGCAAATAG
- the yidC gene encoding membrane protein insertase YidC — MDIQRSILIVALAIVSYLMVLQWNQDYGQAALPTASAPAANTATLPDTATPAQQAANDDVPTAANTEHSAPAAAQVAPSNELIRVETDVLNLAIDPNGGDIVQLTLPKFPRRQDRPDVPFQLFDNGNERLYQAQSGLIGTNGPDARSSGRPLYSAAQRQYKLADGQDQLVVELTFSENGVNYVKRFTLTRGKYDLQVAYRIDNQSAQAWNGSMYAQLKRDGSADPSSSTATGVSTYLGAAVWTPSEPYKKISIKDIDKQDEKRREGNPDAWFKESVSGGWVAWLQHYFVTAWVADKGQTNVIQTRKDPKGNYIVGFVGSSLSVPAGAQGEASATLYAGPKVQNHLKELSPGLELTVDYGFLWFIAQPIFWLLQHIHSILGNWGWSIIVLTVLIKLAFFPLSAASYKSMARMRAVSPKLQALKEQFGDDRQKMSQAMMELYKKEKINPLGGCLPILVQMPVFLALYWVLLESVEMRQAPWMFWITDLSIKDPFFILPIIMGATMFIQQQLNPTPPDPMQAKVLKLMPIIFTFFFLWFPAGLVVYWVVNNCLSIAQQWYITRRIEAASKAAA, encoded by the coding sequence ATGGATATTCAACGCTCGATCCTGATCGTCGCCCTGGCAATCGTGTCCTACCTGATGGTTCTCCAGTGGAACCAGGACTACGGCCAGGCCGCCCTGCCGACCGCCAGCGCACCCGCCGCCAATACCGCGACGCTGCCTGACACCGCAACGCCGGCACAGCAAGCAGCCAATGACGACGTCCCGACCGCCGCCAACACCGAGCACAGCGCACCTGCCGCTGCCCAGGTGGCGCCGAGCAACGAGCTGATCCGCGTCGAAACCGACGTGCTCAACCTGGCCATCGACCCCAACGGCGGCGACATCGTCCAGCTGACCCTGCCGAAGTTCCCGCGCCGCCAGGATCGTCCCGACGTTCCGTTCCAGCTGTTCGACAACGGCAACGAGCGCCTGTACCAGGCCCAGAGCGGCCTGATCGGCACCAACGGTCCCGACGCTCGCAGCAGTGGCCGCCCGCTCTACAGCGCTGCCCAGCGCCAATACAAGCTGGCTGACGGCCAGGATCAGCTGGTGGTCGAACTGACCTTCAGCGAAAACGGCGTCAACTATGTCAAGCGCTTCACCCTGACCCGCGGCAAGTACGACCTCCAGGTCGCCTACCGCATCGACAACCAGAGCGCCCAGGCCTGGAACGGCAGCATGTACGCGCAGCTCAAGCGCGACGGCAGCGCCGACCCGTCCTCCAGCACCGCCACCGGCGTATCGACCTACCTCGGCGCCGCCGTCTGGACCCCCAGCGAGCCCTACAAGAAGATCTCCATCAAGGACATCGACAAGCAGGACGAGAAGCGCCGCGAGGGCAACCCCGACGCCTGGTTCAAGGAAAGCGTGAGCGGTGGTTGGGTCGCCTGGCTGCAGCACTACTTCGTAACCGCCTGGGTCGCCGACAAGGGCCAGACCAACGTCATCCAGACCCGCAAGGATCCGAAAGGCAACTACATCGTCGGCTTCGTCGGTTCCAGCCTGAGCGTCCCCGCCGGGGCCCAGGGCGAAGCGTCGGCCACCCTGTACGCGGGCCCGAAGGTGCAGAACCACCTGAAGGAGCTTTCCCCGGGTCTGGAACTGACCGTCGACTACGGTTTCCTGTGGTTCATCGCCCAGCCGATCTTCTGGCTGCTGCAACATATCCACAGCATCCTCGGCAACTGGGGCTGGTCGATCATCGTCCTCACCGTACTGATCAAGCTCGCCTTCTTCCCGCTCTCGGCCGCCAGCTACAAGTCCATGGCCCGCATGCGCGCCGTGTCGCCCAAGCTGCAGGCCCTGAAGGAGCAGTTCGGTGACGATCGCCAGAAGATGTCCCAGGCGATGATGGAGCTGTACAAGAAGGAGAAGATCAACCCGCTCGGCGGCTGCCTGCCGATCCTCGTGCAGATGCCGGTGTTCCTCGCCCTCTACTGGGTACTCCTGGAAAGCGTCGAGATGCGCCAGGCACCGTGGATGTTCTGGATCACCGACCTGTCGATCAAGGACCCGTTCTTCATCCTGCCGATCATCATGGGCGCCACCATGTTCATCCAGCAGCAGCTGAACCCGACGCCGCCGGACCCCATGCAGGCCAAGGTGCTGAAGCTGATGCCGATCATCTTCACCTTCTTCTTCCTCTGGTTCCCCGCCGGCCTGGTGGTGTACTGGGTGGTCAACAACTGCTTGTCCATCGCCCAGCAGTGGTACATTACCCGCCGGATCGAAGCTGCGAGCAAGGCGGCGGCCTGA